A part of Chanodichthys erythropterus isolate Z2021 chromosome 4, ASM2448905v1, whole genome shotgun sequence genomic DNA contains:
- the bmf2 gene encoding BCL2 modifying factor 2, whose amino-acid sequence MDDEEDEQLPHCCETPLRNKSSENRDAHRGAVNRHRRFEDRSTQTLSSVLNSVRDGDMAPFQGSGRDASSPCGSVDARTAFRAHCGPRGLASLTMASGAPGPRALFYGNAGFRAHFPALFEPVPDGVQNVEEREANEGRAEEKDDERDMRISVEIQIGRKLREMGDQFQQEHLQLFIHRGRLGLFQLVTSIYNFLFPQEGPQNARAQR is encoded by the exons ATGGATGATGAGGAGGACGAACAGCTTCCTCACTGCTGTGAAACACCGCTAAGAAACAAGAGCTCAGAGAACAGAGACGCCCACCGTGGAGCGGTTAACAGACACAGACGCTTTGAAGACAGATCCACGCAGACACTGAGCTCTGTCCTGAATTCAGTGAGAGACGGAGATATGGCACCGTTCCAGGGTTCAGGGAGAGACGCATCATCTCCCTGCGGATCTGTGGATGCCAGGACTGCATTCAGGGCTCACTGTGGACCCAGGGGCCTTGCTTCACTTACTATGGCCTCTGGGGCTCCAGGGCCAAGAGCACTTTTTTATG GAAATGCTGGATTTCGTGCACACTTCCCCGCGCTGTTCGAACCTGTCCCGGATGGCGTACAAAACGTCGAAGAAAGAGAGGCCAACGAAGGAAGAGCAGAAGAAAAAGACGACGAACGTGACATGAGAATTAGCGTGGAGATTCAGATTGGACGTAAATTGCGTGAAATGGGGGATCAGTTTCAGCAGGAACATCTTCAGCTG TTCATTCACAGGGGCCGGTTGGGTTTGTTCCAGTTAGTGACGTCAATCTACAACTTCCTTTTTCCTCAAGAAGGACCCCAAAATGCAAGAGCCCAGAGATGA